A section of the Mastomys coucha isolate ucsf_1 unplaced genomic scaffold, UCSF_Mcou_1 pScaffold15, whole genome shotgun sequence genome encodes:
- the Chrna4 gene encoding neuronal acetylcholine receptor subunit alpha-4 isoform X1 produces the protein MRTRSLHAAGGVRAEDQGWGLISKRRRDCGNDYGVPSPSRHVASLRRTRKLYPYKGLRTVSTYPRGPVRPFLPSSSSSLQSLPLLPSRRRLEAAGPGGAAPRSPQPRAPAPPPHPAGRAAEPGLGTSIRGTGHEVGCARVPERRRGTAGSRPRLDPARCAMEIGGPGAPPLLLLLPLLLLLGTGLLPASSHIETRAHAEERLLKRLFSGYNKWSRPVANISDVVLVRFGLSIAQLIDVHQRLLKCDDHMQLEWKTQDEKNQMMTTNVWVKQEWHDYKLRWDPDDYENVTSIRIPSELIWRPDIVLYNNADGDFAVTHLTKAHLFYDGRVQWTPPAIYKSSCSIDVTFFPFDQQNCTMKFGSWTYDKAKIDLVSMHSRVDQLDFWESGEWVIVDAVGTYNTRKYECCAEIYPDITYAFIIRRLPLFYTINLIIPCLLISCLTVLVFYLPSECGEKVTLCISVLLSLTVFLLLITEIIPSTSLVIPLIGEYLLFTMIFVTLSIVITVFVLNVHHRSPRTHTMPAWVRRVFLDIVPRLLFMKRPSVVKDNCRRLIESMHKMANAPRFWPGPEGEPGILSDICNQSLSPAPTFCNPMDTAVETQPTCRSPSHKVPDLKTSEVEKASPCPSPGSCHPPNSSGAPVLIKARSLSVQHVSSSQEVAEGGIRCRSRSIQYCVSQDGAASLADSKPTGSPASLKARPSQLPVSDQASPCKCTCKEPSPVSPVTVLKAGGTKAPPQHLPLSPALTRAVEGVQYIADHLKAEDTDFSVKEDWKYVAMVIDRIFLWMFIIVCLLGTVGLFLPPWLAGMI, from the exons ATGCGCACCCGCAGTCTTCATGCTGCCGGCGGGGTTAGGGCTGAAGACCAGGGCTGGGGGCTCATTTCCAAAAGGCGCCGAGATTGTGGGAATGACTACGGAGTCCCCAGCCCCTCCAGGCACGTCGCTAGCCTCAGGAGGACAAGGAAACTTTACCCCTACAAGGGGCTGAGAACAGTCTCCACATACCCTCGGGGCCCGGTCCgccccttcctcccatcctcttcctcctcccttcagtccctccccctcctcccctctcgcCGGCGGCTGGAGGCAGCAGGTCCGGGCGGGGCCGCGCCGCGGAGCCCACAACCTCGAGCTCCCGCCCCGCCGCCGCACCCCGCGGGACGAGCTGCGGAGCCCGGCTTGGGGACCAGCATCCGTGGCACGGGGCATGAAGTTGGGTGCGCGCGGGTCCCCGAGCGGAGGCGCGGCACAGCTGGGAGCCGCCCTCGTCTAGATCCCGCTCGGTGCGCCATGGAGATCGGGGGCCCCGGggcgccgccgctgctgctgctcctgccgCTACTGCTGCTCTTAGGGACCGGCCTCTTGCCTG CTAGCAGCCACATAGAGACCCGGGCCCATGCGGAGGAGCGGCTCCTGAAGAGACTCTTCTCTGGCTACAACAAGTGGTCTCGGCCAGTAGCCAATATCTCAGATGTGGTCCTTGTCCGCTTCGGCTTGTCCATTGCTCAGCTCATCGATGTG CATCAAAGGCTTCTGAAGTGTGATGACCACATGCAGCTGGAATGGAAGACCCAG GATGAGAAGAACCAGATGATGACGACCAACGTGTGGGTGAAGCAG GAGTGGCATGACTACAAGCTGCGCTGGGACCCTGATGACTACGAGAATGTCACCTCCATCCGCATCCCCTCTGAACTCATCTGGAGGCCTGACATCGTCCTCTACAACAA TGCGGATGGGGACTTTGCAGTCACCCACTTGACCAAAGCCCACCTGTTCTATGATGGGCGTGTGCAGTGGACACCCCCGGCCATCTATAAGAGCTCCTGCAGCATCGATGTCACCTTCTTCCCCTTCGACCAGCAGAACTGTACCATGAAGTTTGGGTCCTGGACCTACGACAAGGCCAAGATTGACTTGGTGAGCATGCATAGCCGTGTGGACCAACTGGACTTCTGGGAAAGTGGGGAGTGGGTCATTGTGGATGCTGTGGGCACCTACAACACCAGGAAGTATGAATGCTGTGCTGAGATCTATCCTGACATCACCTACGCCTTCATCATCCGCCGGCTGCCGCTGTTCTACACCATCAACCTTATCATCCCGTGCCTGCTCATCTCCTGTCTCACCGTGTTGGTGTTCTATCTGCCATCGGAGTGCGGCGAGAAGGTCACACTGTGCATCTCGGTGCTGCTCTCTCTCACCGTCTTTCTGCTGCTCATCACCGAGATCATCCCGTCTACCTCGCTGGTCATCCCGCTCATTGGTGAGTACCTGCTCTTCACCATGATCTTCGTCACCCTCTCCATCGTCATCACAGTCTTCGTGCTCAATGTCCACCACCGCTCACCACGCACACATACCATGCCCGCCTGGGTGCGCAGAGTCTTCCTGGACATCGTGCCTCGCCTCCTCTTCATGAAGCGTCCATCTGTGGTCAAAGACAACTGCCGGAGACTTATTGAGTCCATGCACAAGATGGCCAATGCCCCTCGTTTCTGGCCAGGGCCTGAGGGCGAGCCCGGCATCTTGAGTGACATCTGCAACCAAAGCCTGTCACCTGCCCCAACTTTCTGCAACCCCATGGACACAGCAGTTGAGACCCAGCCTACATGCAGGTCGCCCTCCCACAAGGTCCCTGACTTGAAGACATCAGAGGTTGAGAAGGCCAGTCCCTGTCCGTCACCTGGCTCCTGTCACCCACCCAACAGCAGTGGGGCCCCAGTGCTCATCAAAGCCAGGTCCCTGAGTGTCCAGCACGTGTCCAGTTCCCAAGAAGTAGCAGAGGGTGGCATCCGCTGCCGGTCTCGGAGCATCCAGTACTGTGTTTCCCAAGATGGAGCTGCCTCCCTGGCTGACAGCAAGCCCACTGGCTCCCCAGCCTCCCTGAAGGCCCGTCCATCCCAGCTTCCAGTGTCAGACCAGgcctctccatgcaaatgcaCATGCAAGGAACCATCTCCTGTGTCCCCAGTCACTGTGCTCAAGGCCGGAGGCACCAAAGCACCTCCCCAGCACCTGCCCCTGTCACCAGCCCTGACACGGGCAGTAGAAGGCGTCCAGTACATTGCAGACCACCTCAAGGCAGAAGACACAGACTTCTCG
- the Chrna4 gene encoding neuronal acetylcholine receptor subunit alpha-4 isoform X2, giving the protein MRTRSLHAAGGVRAEDQGWGLISKRRRDCGNDYGVPSPSRHVASLRRTRKLYPYKGLRTVSTYPRGPVRPFLPSSSSSLQSLPLLPSRRRLEAAGPGGAAPRSPQPRAPAPPPHPAGRAAEPGLGTSIRGTGHEVGCARVPERRRGTAGSRPRLDPARCAMEIGGPGAPPLLLLLPLLLLLGTGLLPASSHIETRAHAEERLLKRLFSGYNKWSRPVANISDVVLVRFGLSIAQLIDVDEKNQMMTTNVWVKQEWHDYKLRWDPDDYENVTSIRIPSELIWRPDIVLYNNADGDFAVTHLTKAHLFYDGRVQWTPPAIYKSSCSIDVTFFPFDQQNCTMKFGSWTYDKAKIDLVSMHSRVDQLDFWESGEWVIVDAVGTYNTRKYECCAEIYPDITYAFIIRRLPLFYTINLIIPCLLISCLTVLVFYLPSECGEKVTLCISVLLSLTVFLLLITEIIPSTSLVIPLIGEYLLFTMIFVTLSIVITVFVLNVHHRSPRTHTMPAWVRRVFLDIVPRLLFMKRPSVVKDNCRRLIESMHKMANAPRFWPGPEGEPGILSDICNQSLSPAPTFCNPMDTAVETQPTCRSPSHKVPDLKTSEVEKASPCPSPGSCHPPNSSGAPVLIKARSLSVQHVSSSQEVAEGGIRCRSRSIQYCVSQDGAASLADSKPTGSPASLKARPSQLPVSDQASPCKCTCKEPSPVSPVTVLKAGGTKAPPQHLPLSPALTRAVEGVQYIADHLKAEDTDFSVKEDWKYVAMVIDRIFLWMFIIVCLLGTVGLFLPPWLAGMI; this is encoded by the exons ATGCGCACCCGCAGTCTTCATGCTGCCGGCGGGGTTAGGGCTGAAGACCAGGGCTGGGGGCTCATTTCCAAAAGGCGCCGAGATTGTGGGAATGACTACGGAGTCCCCAGCCCCTCCAGGCACGTCGCTAGCCTCAGGAGGACAAGGAAACTTTACCCCTACAAGGGGCTGAGAACAGTCTCCACATACCCTCGGGGCCCGGTCCgccccttcctcccatcctcttcctcctcccttcagtccctccccctcctcccctctcgcCGGCGGCTGGAGGCAGCAGGTCCGGGCGGGGCCGCGCCGCGGAGCCCACAACCTCGAGCTCCCGCCCCGCCGCCGCACCCCGCGGGACGAGCTGCGGAGCCCGGCTTGGGGACCAGCATCCGTGGCACGGGGCATGAAGTTGGGTGCGCGCGGGTCCCCGAGCGGAGGCGCGGCACAGCTGGGAGCCGCCCTCGTCTAGATCCCGCTCGGTGCGCCATGGAGATCGGGGGCCCCGGggcgccgccgctgctgctgctcctgccgCTACTGCTGCTCTTAGGGACCGGCCTCTTGCCTG CTAGCAGCCACATAGAGACCCGGGCCCATGCGGAGGAGCGGCTCCTGAAGAGACTCTTCTCTGGCTACAACAAGTGGTCTCGGCCAGTAGCCAATATCTCAGATGTGGTCCTTGTCCGCTTCGGCTTGTCCATTGCTCAGCTCATCGATGTG GATGAGAAGAACCAGATGATGACGACCAACGTGTGGGTGAAGCAG GAGTGGCATGACTACAAGCTGCGCTGGGACCCTGATGACTACGAGAATGTCACCTCCATCCGCATCCCCTCTGAACTCATCTGGAGGCCTGACATCGTCCTCTACAACAA TGCGGATGGGGACTTTGCAGTCACCCACTTGACCAAAGCCCACCTGTTCTATGATGGGCGTGTGCAGTGGACACCCCCGGCCATCTATAAGAGCTCCTGCAGCATCGATGTCACCTTCTTCCCCTTCGACCAGCAGAACTGTACCATGAAGTTTGGGTCCTGGACCTACGACAAGGCCAAGATTGACTTGGTGAGCATGCATAGCCGTGTGGACCAACTGGACTTCTGGGAAAGTGGGGAGTGGGTCATTGTGGATGCTGTGGGCACCTACAACACCAGGAAGTATGAATGCTGTGCTGAGATCTATCCTGACATCACCTACGCCTTCATCATCCGCCGGCTGCCGCTGTTCTACACCATCAACCTTATCATCCCGTGCCTGCTCATCTCCTGTCTCACCGTGTTGGTGTTCTATCTGCCATCGGAGTGCGGCGAGAAGGTCACACTGTGCATCTCGGTGCTGCTCTCTCTCACCGTCTTTCTGCTGCTCATCACCGAGATCATCCCGTCTACCTCGCTGGTCATCCCGCTCATTGGTGAGTACCTGCTCTTCACCATGATCTTCGTCACCCTCTCCATCGTCATCACAGTCTTCGTGCTCAATGTCCACCACCGCTCACCACGCACACATACCATGCCCGCCTGGGTGCGCAGAGTCTTCCTGGACATCGTGCCTCGCCTCCTCTTCATGAAGCGTCCATCTGTGGTCAAAGACAACTGCCGGAGACTTATTGAGTCCATGCACAAGATGGCCAATGCCCCTCGTTTCTGGCCAGGGCCTGAGGGCGAGCCCGGCATCTTGAGTGACATCTGCAACCAAAGCCTGTCACCTGCCCCAACTTTCTGCAACCCCATGGACACAGCAGTTGAGACCCAGCCTACATGCAGGTCGCCCTCCCACAAGGTCCCTGACTTGAAGACATCAGAGGTTGAGAAGGCCAGTCCCTGTCCGTCACCTGGCTCCTGTCACCCACCCAACAGCAGTGGGGCCCCAGTGCTCATCAAAGCCAGGTCCCTGAGTGTCCAGCACGTGTCCAGTTCCCAAGAAGTAGCAGAGGGTGGCATCCGCTGCCGGTCTCGGAGCATCCAGTACTGTGTTTCCCAAGATGGAGCTGCCTCCCTGGCTGACAGCAAGCCCACTGGCTCCCCAGCCTCCCTGAAGGCCCGTCCATCCCAGCTTCCAGTGTCAGACCAGgcctctccatgcaaatgcaCATGCAAGGAACCATCTCCTGTGTCCCCAGTCACTGTGCTCAAGGCCGGAGGCACCAAAGCACCTCCCCAGCACCTGCCCCTGTCACCAGCCCTGACACGGGCAGTAGAAGGCGTCCAGTACATTGCAGACCACCTCAAGGCAGAAGACACAGACTTCTCG
- the Chrna4 gene encoding neuronal acetylcholine receptor subunit alpha-4 isoform X4, translating to MQLEWKTQDEKNQMMTTNVWVKQEWHDYKLRWDPDDYENVTSIRIPSELIWRPDIVLYNNADGDFAVTHLTKAHLFYDGRVQWTPPAIYKSSCSIDVTFFPFDQQNCTMKFGSWTYDKAKIDLVSMHSRVDQLDFWESGEWVIVDAVGTYNTRKYECCAEIYPDITYAFIIRRLPLFYTINLIIPCLLISCLTVLVFYLPSECGEKVTLCISVLLSLTVFLLLITEIIPSTSLVIPLIGEYLLFTMIFVTLSIVITVFVLNVHHRSPRTHTMPAWVRRVFLDIVPRLLFMKRPSVVKDNCRRLIESMHKMANAPRFWPGPEGEPGILSDICNQSLSPAPTFCNPMDTAVETQPTCRSPSHKVPDLKTSEVEKASPCPSPGSCHPPNSSGAPVLIKARSLSVQHVSSSQEVAEGGIRCRSRSIQYCVSQDGAASLADSKPTGSPASLKARPSQLPVSDQASPCKCTCKEPSPVSPVTVLKAGGTKAPPQHLPLSPALTRAVEGVQYIADHLKAEDTDFSVKEDWKYVAMVIDRIFLWMFIIVCLLGTVGLFLPPWLAGMI from the exons ATGCAGCTGGAATGGAAGACCCAG GATGAGAAGAACCAGATGATGACGACCAACGTGTGGGTGAAGCAG GAGTGGCATGACTACAAGCTGCGCTGGGACCCTGATGACTACGAGAATGTCACCTCCATCCGCATCCCCTCTGAACTCATCTGGAGGCCTGACATCGTCCTCTACAACAA TGCGGATGGGGACTTTGCAGTCACCCACTTGACCAAAGCCCACCTGTTCTATGATGGGCGTGTGCAGTGGACACCCCCGGCCATCTATAAGAGCTCCTGCAGCATCGATGTCACCTTCTTCCCCTTCGACCAGCAGAACTGTACCATGAAGTTTGGGTCCTGGACCTACGACAAGGCCAAGATTGACTTGGTGAGCATGCATAGCCGTGTGGACCAACTGGACTTCTGGGAAAGTGGGGAGTGGGTCATTGTGGATGCTGTGGGCACCTACAACACCAGGAAGTATGAATGCTGTGCTGAGATCTATCCTGACATCACCTACGCCTTCATCATCCGCCGGCTGCCGCTGTTCTACACCATCAACCTTATCATCCCGTGCCTGCTCATCTCCTGTCTCACCGTGTTGGTGTTCTATCTGCCATCGGAGTGCGGCGAGAAGGTCACACTGTGCATCTCGGTGCTGCTCTCTCTCACCGTCTTTCTGCTGCTCATCACCGAGATCATCCCGTCTACCTCGCTGGTCATCCCGCTCATTGGTGAGTACCTGCTCTTCACCATGATCTTCGTCACCCTCTCCATCGTCATCACAGTCTTCGTGCTCAATGTCCACCACCGCTCACCACGCACACATACCATGCCCGCCTGGGTGCGCAGAGTCTTCCTGGACATCGTGCCTCGCCTCCTCTTCATGAAGCGTCCATCTGTGGTCAAAGACAACTGCCGGAGACTTATTGAGTCCATGCACAAGATGGCCAATGCCCCTCGTTTCTGGCCAGGGCCTGAGGGCGAGCCCGGCATCTTGAGTGACATCTGCAACCAAAGCCTGTCACCTGCCCCAACTTTCTGCAACCCCATGGACACAGCAGTTGAGACCCAGCCTACATGCAGGTCGCCCTCCCACAAGGTCCCTGACTTGAAGACATCAGAGGTTGAGAAGGCCAGTCCCTGTCCGTCACCTGGCTCCTGTCACCCACCCAACAGCAGTGGGGCCCCAGTGCTCATCAAAGCCAGGTCCCTGAGTGTCCAGCACGTGTCCAGTTCCCAAGAAGTAGCAGAGGGTGGCATCCGCTGCCGGTCTCGGAGCATCCAGTACTGTGTTTCCCAAGATGGAGCTGCCTCCCTGGCTGACAGCAAGCCCACTGGCTCCCCAGCCTCCCTGAAGGCCCGTCCATCCCAGCTTCCAGTGTCAGACCAGgcctctccatgcaaatgcaCATGCAAGGAACCATCTCCTGTGTCCCCAGTCACTGTGCTCAAGGCCGGAGGCACCAAAGCACCTCCCCAGCACCTGCCCCTGTCACCAGCCCTGACACGGGCAGTAGAAGGCGTCCAGTACATTGCAGACCACCTCAAGGCAGAAGACACAGACTTCTCG
- the Chrna4 gene encoding neuronal acetylcholine receptor subunit alpha-4 isoform X3, whose product MKQTVFHSQLPWDEKNQMMTTNVWVKQEWHDYKLRWDPDDYENVTSIRIPSELIWRPDIVLYNNADGDFAVTHLTKAHLFYDGRVQWTPPAIYKSSCSIDVTFFPFDQQNCTMKFGSWTYDKAKIDLVSMHSRVDQLDFWESGEWVIVDAVGTYNTRKYECCAEIYPDITYAFIIRRLPLFYTINLIIPCLLISCLTVLVFYLPSECGEKVTLCISVLLSLTVFLLLITEIIPSTSLVIPLIGEYLLFTMIFVTLSIVITVFVLNVHHRSPRTHTMPAWVRRVFLDIVPRLLFMKRPSVVKDNCRRLIESMHKMANAPRFWPGPEGEPGILSDICNQSLSPAPTFCNPMDTAVETQPTCRSPSHKVPDLKTSEVEKASPCPSPGSCHPPNSSGAPVLIKARSLSVQHVSSSQEVAEGGIRCRSRSIQYCVSQDGAASLADSKPTGSPASLKARPSQLPVSDQASPCKCTCKEPSPVSPVTVLKAGGTKAPPQHLPLSPALTRAVEGVQYIADHLKAEDTDFSVKEDWKYVAMVIDRIFLWMFIIVCLLGTVGLFLPPWLAGMI is encoded by the exons ATGAAGCAGACAGTCTTCCATTCCCAGCTTCCTTGG GATGAGAAGAACCAGATGATGACGACCAACGTGTGGGTGAAGCAG GAGTGGCATGACTACAAGCTGCGCTGGGACCCTGATGACTACGAGAATGTCACCTCCATCCGCATCCCCTCTGAACTCATCTGGAGGCCTGACATCGTCCTCTACAACAA TGCGGATGGGGACTTTGCAGTCACCCACTTGACCAAAGCCCACCTGTTCTATGATGGGCGTGTGCAGTGGACACCCCCGGCCATCTATAAGAGCTCCTGCAGCATCGATGTCACCTTCTTCCCCTTCGACCAGCAGAACTGTACCATGAAGTTTGGGTCCTGGACCTACGACAAGGCCAAGATTGACTTGGTGAGCATGCATAGCCGTGTGGACCAACTGGACTTCTGGGAAAGTGGGGAGTGGGTCATTGTGGATGCTGTGGGCACCTACAACACCAGGAAGTATGAATGCTGTGCTGAGATCTATCCTGACATCACCTACGCCTTCATCATCCGCCGGCTGCCGCTGTTCTACACCATCAACCTTATCATCCCGTGCCTGCTCATCTCCTGTCTCACCGTGTTGGTGTTCTATCTGCCATCGGAGTGCGGCGAGAAGGTCACACTGTGCATCTCGGTGCTGCTCTCTCTCACCGTCTTTCTGCTGCTCATCACCGAGATCATCCCGTCTACCTCGCTGGTCATCCCGCTCATTGGTGAGTACCTGCTCTTCACCATGATCTTCGTCACCCTCTCCATCGTCATCACAGTCTTCGTGCTCAATGTCCACCACCGCTCACCACGCACACATACCATGCCCGCCTGGGTGCGCAGAGTCTTCCTGGACATCGTGCCTCGCCTCCTCTTCATGAAGCGTCCATCTGTGGTCAAAGACAACTGCCGGAGACTTATTGAGTCCATGCACAAGATGGCCAATGCCCCTCGTTTCTGGCCAGGGCCTGAGGGCGAGCCCGGCATCTTGAGTGACATCTGCAACCAAAGCCTGTCACCTGCCCCAACTTTCTGCAACCCCATGGACACAGCAGTTGAGACCCAGCCTACATGCAGGTCGCCCTCCCACAAGGTCCCTGACTTGAAGACATCAGAGGTTGAGAAGGCCAGTCCCTGTCCGTCACCTGGCTCCTGTCACCCACCCAACAGCAGTGGGGCCCCAGTGCTCATCAAAGCCAGGTCCCTGAGTGTCCAGCACGTGTCCAGTTCCCAAGAAGTAGCAGAGGGTGGCATCCGCTGCCGGTCTCGGAGCATCCAGTACTGTGTTTCCCAAGATGGAGCTGCCTCCCTGGCTGACAGCAAGCCCACTGGCTCCCCAGCCTCCCTGAAGGCCCGTCCATCCCAGCTTCCAGTGTCAGACCAGgcctctccatgcaaatgcaCATGCAAGGAACCATCTCCTGTGTCCCCAGTCACTGTGCTCAAGGCCGGAGGCACCAAAGCACCTCCCCAGCACCTGCCCCTGTCACCAGCCCTGACACGGGCAGTAGAAGGCGTCCAGTACATTGCAGACCACCTCAAGGCAGAAGACACAGACTTCTCG
- the Chrna4 gene encoding neuronal acetylcholine receptor subunit alpha-4 isoform X5, translating into MKFGSWTYDKAKIDLVSMHSRVDQLDFWESGEWVIVDAVGTYNTRKYECCAEIYPDITYAFIIRRLPLFYTINLIIPCLLISCLTVLVFYLPSECGEKVTLCISVLLSLTVFLLLITEIIPSTSLVIPLIGEYLLFTMIFVTLSIVITVFVLNVHHRSPRTHTMPAWVRRVFLDIVPRLLFMKRPSVVKDNCRRLIESMHKMANAPRFWPGPEGEPGILSDICNQSLSPAPTFCNPMDTAVETQPTCRSPSHKVPDLKTSEVEKASPCPSPGSCHPPNSSGAPVLIKARSLSVQHVSSSQEVAEGGIRCRSRSIQYCVSQDGAASLADSKPTGSPASLKARPSQLPVSDQASPCKCTCKEPSPVSPVTVLKAGGTKAPPQHLPLSPALTRAVEGVQYIADHLKAEDTDFSVKEDWKYVAMVIDRIFLWMFIIVCLLGTVGLFLPPWLAGMI; encoded by the coding sequence ATGAAGTTTGGGTCCTGGACCTACGACAAGGCCAAGATTGACTTGGTGAGCATGCATAGCCGTGTGGACCAACTGGACTTCTGGGAAAGTGGGGAGTGGGTCATTGTGGATGCTGTGGGCACCTACAACACCAGGAAGTATGAATGCTGTGCTGAGATCTATCCTGACATCACCTACGCCTTCATCATCCGCCGGCTGCCGCTGTTCTACACCATCAACCTTATCATCCCGTGCCTGCTCATCTCCTGTCTCACCGTGTTGGTGTTCTATCTGCCATCGGAGTGCGGCGAGAAGGTCACACTGTGCATCTCGGTGCTGCTCTCTCTCACCGTCTTTCTGCTGCTCATCACCGAGATCATCCCGTCTACCTCGCTGGTCATCCCGCTCATTGGTGAGTACCTGCTCTTCACCATGATCTTCGTCACCCTCTCCATCGTCATCACAGTCTTCGTGCTCAATGTCCACCACCGCTCACCACGCACACATACCATGCCCGCCTGGGTGCGCAGAGTCTTCCTGGACATCGTGCCTCGCCTCCTCTTCATGAAGCGTCCATCTGTGGTCAAAGACAACTGCCGGAGACTTATTGAGTCCATGCACAAGATGGCCAATGCCCCTCGTTTCTGGCCAGGGCCTGAGGGCGAGCCCGGCATCTTGAGTGACATCTGCAACCAAAGCCTGTCACCTGCCCCAACTTTCTGCAACCCCATGGACACAGCAGTTGAGACCCAGCCTACATGCAGGTCGCCCTCCCACAAGGTCCCTGACTTGAAGACATCAGAGGTTGAGAAGGCCAGTCCCTGTCCGTCACCTGGCTCCTGTCACCCACCCAACAGCAGTGGGGCCCCAGTGCTCATCAAAGCCAGGTCCCTGAGTGTCCAGCACGTGTCCAGTTCCCAAGAAGTAGCAGAGGGTGGCATCCGCTGCCGGTCTCGGAGCATCCAGTACTGTGTTTCCCAAGATGGAGCTGCCTCCCTGGCTGACAGCAAGCCCACTGGCTCCCCAGCCTCCCTGAAGGCCCGTCCATCCCAGCTTCCAGTGTCAGACCAGgcctctccatgcaaatgcaCATGCAAGGAACCATCTCCTGTGTCCCCAGTCACTGTGCTCAAGGCCGGAGGCACCAAAGCACCTCCCCAGCACCTGCCCCTGTCACCAGCCCTGACACGGGCAGTAGAAGGCGTCCAGTACATTGCAGACCACCTCAAGGCAGAAGACACAGACTTCTCG